Proteins encoded together in one Candidatus Caldatribacterium sp. window:
- a CDS encoding 2-C-methyl-D-erythritol 2,4-cyclodiphosphate synthase, whose protein sequence is MFTPRVGLGYDIHPLVEGRRLILGGVYIPFERGLMGHSDGDVVCHALMDSLLGACGLPDIGSLFPPEDPRFKDAESLKLLGMVAQRIRDEGWEIGNVDIMLIAERPKIAPFVAQIRKNLSQAMQVEPDRVGFQATTNEGLGSVGRGEGIACLAVSLLVRRGS, encoded by the coding sequence GTGTTTACGCCGAGAGTAGGCCTTGGGTACGATATCCATCCCCTTGTGGAGGGGCGAAGGCTCATCCTTGGAGGTGTCTATATCCCCTTTGAACGGGGACTTATGGGGCATTCCGATGGCGATGTGGTCTGCCATGCCCTGATGGACAGCCTCCTTGGAGCCTGTGGCCTTCCGGATATCGGCTCTCTTTTTCCCCCTGAGGATCCCCGCTTTAAGGACGCCGAAAGTCTTAAGCTCCTTGGAATGGTTGCACAACGGATTCGGGACGAGGGCTGGGAGATTGGGAATGTGGACATCATGCTCATTGCGGAGCGACCGAAAATCGCTCCCTTTGTGGCTCAGATTCGAAAAAATCTCTCTCAAGCGATGCAGGTGGAGCCAGATCGAGTCGGCTTTCAGGCCACGACGAATGAGGGCCTTGGGAGCGTTGGAAGGGGTGAAGGCATAGCGTGTCTTGCTGTCAGTCTCCTCGTGCGAAGAGGGTCTTAG
- a CDS encoding septal ring lytic transglycosylase RlpA family protein, with protein sequence MSCCQSPRAKRVLGAVFVILGVFAVAQSTQARASFALVEEGAVAAILCNGRVLLRVRYRGPFASCEERARVILKRLQEVFSFPWKSPPTFRLVRERDGSVSVFCDKKRLFSVSRKDASANASNPLDLAVLWLNNVQLAFYGVTSGTCEVTKKFDGLASFCHPKFDGRKTSSGEIYSSYAFTAAHRTLPFGSLLLITNPKNGRQVIVKVNDRGPWKKNRAIDLSLVAARVLGIEKEGVSKVHAEVIRWQRR encoded by the coding sequence GTGTCTTGCTGTCAGTCTCCTCGTGCGAAGAGGGTCTTAGGGGCAGTTTTCGTTATCCTTGGGGTCTTTGCTGTAGCTCAAAGTACCCAGGCGAGAGCCTCTTTTGCCCTTGTGGAAGAGGGCGCGGTGGCGGCTATCCTTTGCAACGGCCGGGTGCTCCTGCGGGTTCGGTACCGGGGACCATTTGCCTCCTGTGAGGAGCGGGCTCGTGTCATCCTCAAAAGACTCCAGGAAGTTTTTTCTTTTCCCTGGAAGAGTCCCCCCACCTTTCGCTTGGTGCGGGAGAGAGACGGGAGCGTCAGTGTTTTTTGCGATAAGAAGAGGCTCTTCTCCGTTTCCCGGAAAGATGCCTCTGCCAATGCCTCAAATCCTTTGGACCTTGCCGTCCTCTGGCTCAATAACGTTCAGTTGGCCTTTTACGGGGTTACCTCCGGAACCTGCGAGGTAACAAAGAAATTCGACGGCCTTGCCTCCTTCTGCCATCCGAAATTCGATGGCCGGAAGACCTCTTCAGGAGAGATATACAGTTCTTATGCCTTTACCGCAGCCCACCGGACCCTGCCCTTTGGGAGCCTTCTCCTCATCACGAATCCCAAAAACGGAAGGCAAGTTATCGTCAAGGTGAACGACCGCGGTCCCTGGAAGAAGAATCGGGCCATCGATCTCTCTCTCGTGGCAGCGAGAGTTTTAGGAATCGAAAAAGAGGGAGTGAGCAAGGTTCACGCCGAGGTGATCCGATGGCAGAGAAGGTAA